One window from the genome of bacterium encodes:
- the menH gene encoding 2-succinyl-6-hydroxy-2,4-cyclohexadiene-1-carboxylate synthase, with amino-acid sequence MPSPLWLLHGFTGCAAVWTDVRAAFESSLQTQAIDLPGHGALTDLDDPQRYTFASVIAEIAGHLDHAGHTAVTLWGYSMGGRIALQFALAHPHRVRRLILESASPGIADDRERARRRQADDQLASEIESRGIDWFVERWLDQPLFASQKSLPAARFERGQALRRQNRPTGLARALRGFSVGRQAPLHNRLPELTMPTLVLAGAQDAKYRAIGEAMARSIPNAQLCIIPEAGHSPHWERPQATAAAVSAFLMTSASES; translated from the coding sequence ATGCCATCCCCGCTCTGGTTGCTCCACGGTTTCACCGGCTGCGCCGCGGTCTGGACGGATGTGCGCGCCGCGTTCGAATCGTCTCTGCAAACCCAGGCCATCGACTTGCCCGGCCATGGCGCGCTCACCGATCTGGACGATCCACAACGTTACACCTTCGCGTCGGTGATCGCGGAGATCGCCGGGCATCTGGATCATGCCGGCCACACGGCGGTGACGCTGTGGGGATATTCGATGGGCGGACGCATTGCGCTGCAATTTGCGCTGGCCCATCCGCACCGTGTGCGTCGGCTGATTCTTGAAAGCGCCTCGCCGGGCATCGCCGATGACCGTGAACGTGCCCGGCGGCGTCAGGCCGACGATCAGCTGGCCAGTGAGATTGAAAGCCGGGGGATCGACTGGTTTGTCGAGCGCTGGCTCGACCAGCCGCTTTTTGCCTCGCAAAAGTCGCTGCCGGCGGCGCGCTTTGAGCGTGGGCAGGCATTGCGTCGGCAGAATCGCCCGACAGGCCTGGCCCGGGCGCTGCGCGGCTTCAGCGTCGGCCGTCAGGCCCCGCTACACAACCGCTTGCCGGAATTGACGATGCCGACCCTGGTGCTGGCGGGCGCACAGGATGCCAAATACCGCGCGATCGGCGAGGCGATGGCCCGCTCGATCCCCAACGCGCAATTGTGTATCATCCCCGAGGCGGGGCATTCCCCGCATTGGGAGCGTCCGCAGGCGACGGCGGCGGCGGTGTCCGCCTTCCTGATGACCTCCGCCAGCGAAAGTTGA
- the menD gene encoding 2-succinyl-5-enolpyruvyl-6-hydroxy-3-cyclohexene-1-carboxylic-acid synthase encodes MVRNTGQTERLPQRGPSGGAAAVGAAADNLRCAHALLATLARAGLRHVVVSSGSRCAPLVLAAGHGRALRIWTNPDERAAGFLALGIGKGTGQPAALVCTSGTAAANYFPAIIEARASGTPLIVITADRPPRLRGVGASQTIDQIHLYGNYPLHFVDLPVPDARPATFTRWIDAGVESFRRSAHGPVHLNAPFDEPLIPTPAEAAGIIGDADAALPQLTTNDQFVDQQPSEHGELATVAELLRQSRRPLIVCGPMPAVEAVSNGIGQLADALGAPLLSDIASPTRALPGAIAHADLILRDSHVAEALAPDLVLRLGGLPTSKAFSEWIAGLRDVPKIGIHELQVPDPHRCLTHALSLPLAAALAQLHQADLRVAAEAEFYRRRWQVADTAVSQSLRESIALSEAPTEAAAIADLIAQLPTATPLFLSNSMPIRWAEMYAAARAGHPRVIVNRGANGIDGIISTAAGVAAGTGKPTVCVLGDLTFLHDQNGLWGLVRQEVPLKLVVFHNDGGGVFHFLPIAAHTPVFEPLVAMPHGVDLERLAQAHGIPSRRLTGGGNVDVQVVDSLAQPGPCLFILRSDRADNHRRHQATLTRATAAARAALELN; translated from the coding sequence ATGGTGCGAAATACAGGACAAACTGAGCGCCTTCCACAGCGCGGTCCATCCGGCGGAGCCGCAGCCGTAGGCGCCGCCGCCGACAATCTGCGTTGCGCCCACGCGCTGCTTGCGACGTTGGCGCGCGCCGGATTGCGGCATGTCGTGGTCTCCTCCGGCTCGCGCTGCGCGCCGCTGGTGCTGGCCGCCGGACATGGCCGCGCGCTGCGGATCTGGACCAATCCCGATGAACGCGCGGCGGGATTTCTGGCGCTGGGCATCGGCAAGGGCACCGGACAGCCGGCTGCGCTCGTCTGCACCTCCGGCACCGCCGCCGCCAATTACTTTCCCGCCATCATTGAAGCCCGCGCTTCCGGCACGCCGCTTATCGTCATCACCGCCGACCGTCCGCCGCGCCTGCGCGGCGTGGGCGCGTCGCAGACCATCGACCAGATCCATCTGTATGGCAACTACCCGCTCCACTTCGTTGATCTCCCGGTTCCCGATGCCCGCCCCGCGACGTTTACGCGCTGGATCGACGCGGGTGTGGAATCATTCCGTCGGTCAGCCCACGGCCCGGTTCATCTGAATGCGCCGTTCGATGAGCCGTTGATTCCGACGCCCGCTGAGGCCGCGGGCATCATCGGCGATGCCGACGCCGCATTGCCGCAATTGACGACCAACGACCAATTCGTCGATCAGCAGCCATCGGAGCACGGCGAACTTGCCACAGTCGCGGAGTTGTTGCGGCAGAGCCGACGCCCGCTGATTGTCTGCGGTCCGATGCCGGCGGTTGAAGCGGTATCCAATGGGATTGGCCAACTGGCCGATGCGTTGGGCGCGCCGCTTCTGTCCGACATTGCGTCGCCGACGCGCGCGCTGCCCGGCGCGATCGCGCATGCGGATCTCATTCTCCGCGATTCGCATGTGGCCGAAGCGTTGGCGCCCGATCTCGTCCTGCGGCTGGGCGGCCTGCCGACCTCGAAGGCATTCAGTGAGTGGATCGCCGGGTTGCGCGATGTCCCGAAGATCGGCATTCATGAACTCCAGGTTCCCGATCCGCATCGCTGTCTGACCCACGCGCTGTCATTGCCGTTGGCGGCGGCGCTGGCACAACTGCATCAGGCCGATCTCCGGGTCGCTGCGGAGGCGGAGTTTTACCGCAGGCGCTGGCAGGTGGCGGACACGGCGGTTTCGCAGTCGCTGCGCGAATCCATTGCCCTGTCGGAAGCCCCGACGGAGGCGGCGGCGATCGCCGATCTCATCGCGCAACTGCCGACGGCGACTCCGCTTTTTCTCTCCAACAGCATGCCCATACGCTGGGCCGAGATGTATGCCGCGGCGCGGGCCGGGCATCCGCGGGTGATCGTCAACCGCGGCGCCAACGGCATTGACGGGATCATCTCCACCGCGGCCGGTGTCGCGGCGGGCACCGGCAAGCCGACCGTCTGCGTGCTCGGCGATCTGACATTCCTGCACGACCAGAACGGCCTCTGGGGTCTGGTCCGTCAGGAGGTACCGCTCAAACTGGTCGTCTTCCACAACGACGGCGGCGGGGTGTTTCACTTCCTGCCGATCGCCGCGCACACCCCGGTGTTTGAACCGCTGGTGGCAATGCCGCATGGTGTCGATCTCGAAAGACTGGCGCAGGCGCACGGCATTCCAAGCCGGCGGCTAACCGGCGGTGGCAACGTTGACGTGCAAGTTGTCGACTCCCTGGCGCAACCCGGTCCGTGCCTGTTTATCCTGCGCAGTGATCGTGCCGACAATCACCGCCGGCATCAGGCGACGCTGACACGCGCCACGGCGGCGGCGCGTGCCGCGCTGGAGCTGAACTGA
- a CDS encoding isochorismate synthase, translated as MASLSTMTPPAPTVGAPALSAWDLARTAIEQARRQDTKTVLVLGFTAPVGDPVVWLSRHHGIPAMYWRGRDGWEYAGLGAAHVIGGHGESAMRAAADEAAAFVRKHVIAEPAPAGRRPRFFGGFAFDPHQTDRGPWRDSSFGDAALILPEALYVRRDTQSYMFFAFEVTPRTTSETLVDRLALFNQRYWGGFAGECPAGPRIAVDEEGTDAARDAWLASVRDVLRRIDAGDFVKTVIAHCQPVAIQSPNSGALDPWPVVRRLRDFDASCYHFGFQYDERFAFLGASPERLLRWSGGRLESEAIAGTVVRGVDPASDQARAEQLLASAKDQHEHRVVVDAVRDALRRLAASDSPDPVAQLELSRLRTLTHLRSAMAVDLRSGVTPGQMLEALHPTPAVAGTPRAAALAIIRAVEAIPRGWYAAPVGWIGADSAEFAVAIRSALLGVERGWLYAGAGLVRGSVPDNEWCEIQDKLSAFHSAVHPAEPQP; from the coding sequence ATGGCCTCACTTTCCACCATGACCCCTCCCGCGCCCACGGTTGGCGCGCCTGCCCTCTCGGCCTGGGACTTGGCGCGCACCGCCATTGAGCAGGCCCGCCGTCAGGACACCAAGACCGTGCTTGTGCTCGGCTTCACCGCCCCGGTCGGTGATCCGGTGGTCTGGTTGTCGCGACATCATGGCATTCCTGCGATGTACTGGCGCGGGCGCGACGGCTGGGAGTATGCCGGGCTCGGCGCCGCCCATGTCATCGGCGGCCATGGCGAATCCGCCATGCGCGCCGCCGCCGATGAGGCCGCCGCATTTGTCCGGAAGCATGTCATCGCCGAACCGGCGCCGGCGGGACGTCGCCCGCGGTTCTTCGGCGGATTCGCCTTCGACCCGCATCAGACCGACCGCGGCCCCTGGCGCGACAGCAGCTTCGGCGATGCGGCGCTGATTCTTCCCGAAGCGCTCTATGTCCGTCGCGACACGCAATCGTACATGTTCTTCGCCTTCGAGGTGACCCCGCGCACCACCTCCGAGACGCTGGTCGACCGGCTGGCGCTGTTCAATCAACGGTACTGGGGCGGATTTGCCGGCGAATGCCCTGCCGGTCCGCGAATCGCCGTCGACGAGGAAGGGACGGACGCGGCGCGTGACGCCTGGTTGGCATCGGTGCGTGATGTGCTGCGCCGTATTGACGCTGGCGATTTCGTCAAGACGGTGATTGCCCACTGCCAGCCCGTCGCCATCCAATCTCCCAATTCCGGCGCGCTCGACCCCTGGCCGGTGGTCCGTCGCTTGCGTGATTTCGACGCCTCCTGCTATCACTTCGGTTTTCAATACGATGAGCGCTTCGCCTTCCTCGGTGCCTCGCCGGAGCGTTTGTTGCGCTGGAGCGGCGGCCGTCTGGAAAGCGAGGCGATCGCCGGCACGGTGGTGCGTGGCGTCGATCCCGCCAGTGATCAGGCGCGAGCCGAGCAACTGTTGGCCAGCGCCAAGGATCAGCACGAGCATCGTGTCGTGGTCGATGCGGTACGCGACGCGCTGCGCCGTTTGGCGGCATCCGATTCTCCCGATCCGGTCGCGCAGTTGGAACTGTCCCGTCTGCGCACGCTCACTCATCTGCGTTCGGCGATGGCCGTCGATCTGCGGTCCGGCGTCACCCCCGGGCAGATGCTGGAGGCCCTGCATCCGACGCCGGCGGTGGCGGGCACACCGCGCGCGGCCGCGTTGGCCATTATCCGCGCCGTGGAGGCGATTCCGCGCGGTTGGTATGCGGCCCCGGTGGGCTGGATCGGCGCCGATAGCGCCGAGTTCGCGGTGGCGATTCGTTCCGCGCTGCTGGGTGTCGAGCGTGGATGGCTCTATGCCGGCGCCGGGCTAGTGCGCGGCTCCGTCCCCGACAACGAATGGTGCGAAATACAGGACAAACTGAGCGCCTTCCACAGCGCGGTCCATCCGGCGGAGCCGCAGCCGTAG
- the ubiE gene encoding bifunctional demethylmenaquinone methyltransferase/2-methoxy-6-polyprenyl-1,4-benzoquinol methylase UbiE, with amino-acid sequence MEADNAGIAKVFASVQIQEMFDAVAPGYDRANQVLSLGIHHRWRRQLVRLAGAGAGMRVLDCATGTGDLAFAFQRAVGPTGQVTGLDFAPQMIALAERKRAQRHLPVVFTVGDVLALPFPDDAFDISSIAFGIRNVDDPVAGLREMARVVRPGGRVAVLEFGQPDGALFGRFFRWYSNRVIPKVGGWITGKPSSYRYLTDSSAAFPAAEKFVELMHAAGVFSAIVSRPVTGKIAYIYIGTVA; translated from the coding sequence TTGGAAGCGGATAACGCGGGAATTGCCAAAGTGTTCGCCAGTGTGCAAATCCAGGAGATGTTCGACGCGGTCGCGCCGGGATATGACCGCGCCAACCAGGTGCTGTCGTTGGGCATCCATCATCGCTGGCGCCGACAGCTGGTGCGGCTGGCGGGGGCGGGAGCGGGGATGCGGGTCCTGGACTGCGCCACCGGCACCGGCGATCTGGCCTTCGCCTTCCAGCGCGCGGTCGGGCCCACCGGGCAGGTGACCGGCCTGGATTTCGCGCCGCAGATGATCGCGCTGGCCGAGCGCAAACGCGCCCAACGTCATCTGCCGGTCGTGTTCACCGTCGGCGATGTCCTGGCGCTGCCGTTTCCCGACGACGCCTTCGACATCAGTTCGATTGCCTTCGGGATTCGCAATGTCGATGACCCGGTGGCGGGACTGCGTGAAATGGCGCGAGTGGTCCGTCCCGGAGGGCGTGTCGCGGTGCTGGAATTCGGTCAGCCGGATGGGGCGCTGTTCGGACGGTTCTTCCGCTGGTACAGCAACCGGGTGATCCCCAAAGTGGGCGGCTGGATCACCGGCAAACCCTCCTCGTACCGATACCTGACCGACAGTTCGGCCGCCTTCCCCGCGGCGGAAAAATTCGTCGAGCTGATGCACGCCGCCGGGGTTTTTAGCGCGATTGTCTCCCGCCCCGTAACTGGAAAGATCGCCTACATATACATCGGCACCGTCGCCTGA
- a CDS encoding ABC transporter permease, translated as MGLFLSYTWRNLTTRKLTTALTVLGMGLVVFVFAAVLMLGHGLQETLVATGSTDNAIFVRDGANTETISLVMRSDAQIAKTQSEVAVNAEGKPIAVNEIVVLINTTKREGGDAANVIIRGTNDNVFELRGELVRLTAGRMFTPGTSEVIAGSAVAKNFTGCGLGESVSFAGREWTVVGTFDAGGAGFDSELWGDVDQVQQAFRRNIYSSVTVRLRDPALFEQLKQKMESDPRMTVDVHQEKEYYAKQSQATTTFITVVGQVVSFIFGLGAIVGAMITMYAAVANRTIEIGTLRALGFSRGRILFVFLLESIWIALLGGAVGLVAASFMSLVQVSTTNWDTFSELAFSFALSPQIVVSSLIFALVMGLVGGFLPAVRASRAKIIESLRAA; from the coding sequence ATGGGTCTTTTTCTCTCCTACACCTGGCGGAACCTGACCACGCGCAAACTCACCACCGCGCTGACCGTGCTCGGCATGGGGCTGGTGGTCTTCGTCTTCGCCGCCGTGCTGATGCTCGGCCATGGGCTGCAGGAAACGCTGGTCGCCACCGGCTCCACGGACAACGCGATCTTCGTCCGCGACGGCGCCAACACCGAGACGATTTCGCTGGTCATGCGCAGCGACGCGCAGATCGCCAAGACGCAGTCCGAAGTCGCCGTCAACGCCGAGGGCAAGCCGATCGCGGTCAATGAAATCGTCGTCCTGATCAACACCACCAAGCGCGAGGGCGGCGACGCCGCCAACGTCATCATCCGCGGCACCAACGACAACGTCTTCGAGTTGCGCGGCGAACTGGTCCGGCTGACCGCCGGGCGGATGTTCACCCCCGGAACTTCCGAGGTGATCGCCGGCAGCGCGGTGGCGAAGAACTTCACCGGCTGCGGGCTGGGGGAGAGCGTGTCGTTTGCCGGACGCGAGTGGACGGTGGTCGGCACCTTCGACGCCGGCGGCGCCGGGTTCGACTCCGAACTCTGGGGCGATGTCGACCAGGTCCAGCAGGCCTTCCGCCGCAACATCTATTCCTCGGTCACCGTGCGTCTGCGCGATCCGGCCCTGTTCGAGCAGTTGAAGCAGAAGATGGAGTCCGACCCGCGCATGACCGTCGATGTCCACCAGGAAAAGGAGTACTACGCCAAGCAGTCGCAGGCAACGACCACCTTCATCACCGTGGTCGGACAGGTGGTGTCGTTCATCTTCGGGCTGGGGGCGATCGTCGGGGCGATGATCACGATGTACGCCGCCGTGGCCAACCGCACCATCGAGATCGGCACTCTGCGCGCCCTTGGGTTTTCGCGCGGACGCATCCTCTTTGTCTTTCTGTTGGAGTCGATCTGGATCGCGCTGTTGGGCGGCGCGGTCGGGTTGGTGGCCGCCTCGTTCATGTCGCTGGTCCAGGTCTCGACCACCAACTGGGACACCTTCTCCGAGCTGGCCTTCAGTTTCGCGCTCTCACCGCAGATTGTGGTGAGTTCGCTGATCTTCGCGCTGGTCATGGGACTGGTCGGCGGCTTCCTGCCGGCGGTGCGCGCATCGCGCGCCAAGATCATCGAGTCGCTGCGCGCGGCGTAG
- a CDS encoding FtsX-like permease family protein: MRVFKLIYKNALRHKLRTALTVLGIAVAILAFGLLRTVIAAWYAGVNQSAPDRLITRSRISITFTLPVAQKQKIERIPGVEAVGHGTWFGGIYQDPKNFFAQFAFEDTSMFRLYPEFIVDEGAIDKLANTRNGAIVGVETMARFGWQVGQKIPFTGTIYPGTWDFEIVGTYRGRDETIDDSQFIFNWQYIEQRMLQEWPERAGQVGWYVIKIDDPARAAAISQAVDAEFDNSPDETVTETEAQFQQSFVAMAGTIIFSLQVISVLVIGIILLVAANTMAMTARERISEYAVLKTLGFSGGHILGLIGGESLMIALMGGVVGMLLMFPVLNGVAVALRSWFPVFPIEARTFQLAGLAAFGVGVLAAVFPAWRAIHVSIVNGLRRIG; encoded by the coding sequence ATGCGCGTCTTCAAGCTGATCTACAAGAATGCCCTGCGGCACAAGCTGCGCACCGCGCTCACGGTGCTCGGGATCGCGGTGGCCATTCTCGCCTTCGGGCTTCTGCGCACGGTGATCGCCGCCTGGTACGCCGGCGTCAATCAGTCGGCCCCCGATCGGCTCATCACCCGCAGCCGCATCTCGATCACCTTCACGTTGCCGGTGGCGCAGAAGCAGAAGATCGAACGCATCCCCGGCGTGGAGGCGGTCGGGCATGGGACCTGGTTTGGCGGCATCTACCAGGATCCGAAGAACTTCTTTGCCCAGTTCGCCTTCGAGGACACATCGATGTTCCGGCTCTACCCCGAGTTCATCGTCGATGAGGGCGCCATCGATAAGCTGGCCAACACCCGCAACGGCGCCATCGTCGGCGTCGAAACCATGGCGCGGTTCGGCTGGCAGGTGGGGCAGAAGATCCCGTTTACCGGCACCATCTACCCCGGCACCTGGGACTTCGAGATTGTCGGCACCTACCGCGGCCGTGACGAGACCATCGACGATTCGCAGTTCATCTTCAACTGGCAGTACATCGAGCAGCGCATGCTGCAGGAGTGGCCCGAGCGCGCCGGACAGGTGGGCTGGTACGTGATCAAAATCGACGATCCCGCCCGCGCGGCGGCGATCTCGCAGGCGGTCGACGCCGAGTTCGACAACTCGCCCGACGAGACCGTCACCGAGACCGAGGCGCAGTTCCAGCAGAGTTTTGTGGCGATGGCCGGCACGATCATCTTCTCGCTGCAGGTGATCTCGGTCCTGGTCATCGGCATCATCCTGCTGGTGGCGGCCAACACCATGGCGATGACCGCGCGCGAGCGCATCTCCGAATACGCCGTCCTCAAGACCCTCGGCTTCTCCGGCGGGCACATCCTCGGACTGATCGGCGGCGAGTCGCTGATGATCGCGTTGATGGGGGGTGTGGTGGGGATGCTCCTGATGTTCCCGGTGCTCAACGGCGTGGCGGTGGCGCTGCGCAGTTGGTTCCCGGTCTTCCCGATCGAGGCGCGCACCTTCCAGTTGGCGGGGTTGGCCGCCTTCGGTGTCGGTGTGCTGGCGGCGGTCTTCCCCGCCTGGCGCGCCATCCATGTGTCGATCGTCAACGGCCTGCGGCGGATTGGATGA
- a CDS encoding ABC transporter ATP-binding protein, whose amino-acid sequence MANNVVEVRSVSKVYHRDKVEVPVLNHLSLTVPEGEFVALMGPSGSGKTTLLNLIAGIDRPDSGEVWVAGTNLGQLGESDLAKWRARHIGFVFQFYNLLPVLTAFGNVELPLLLTKLTRAERKRQTETALELVGLKDRMHHYPRQLSGGQEQRVAIARAIVTDPTLIVADEPTGDLDRQSAGEILDLLGQLNSEFKKTIVMVTHDPRAAERAHTQRHLEKGELA is encoded by the coding sequence ATGGCCAACAACGTGGTCGAAGTACGCAGCGTCAGCAAGGTCTACCACCGCGACAAAGTCGAAGTTCCGGTGCTCAACCACTTGTCCCTGACTGTGCCCGAAGGGGAGTTTGTCGCGCTGATGGGGCCTTCGGGTTCGGGCAAGACCACTCTGCTCAACCTGATCGCCGGCATCGACCGTCCCGATTCGGGCGAAGTCTGGGTGGCGGGCACCAACCTGGGGCAGTTGGGCGAGTCCGACCTGGCCAAGTGGCGGGCGCGTCACATCGGCTTTGTCTTCCAGTTCTATAATCTGCTGCCGGTGTTGACCGCTTTCGGCAATGTGGAGCTGCCGCTGCTTCTGACGAAACTCACCCGCGCCGAGCGCAAGCGGCAGACCGAGACCGCGCTGGAGCTGGTCGGGCTGAAGGACCGCATGCACCACTACCCGCGCCAACTTTCCGGCGGTCAGGAGCAGCGTGTCGCCATCGCCCGCGCCATTGTCACCGATCCGACGCTGATCGTCGCCGATGAACCCACCGGCGATCTGGACCGGCAATCGGCCGGGGAAATTCTCGATTTGCTCGGGCAGTTGAACAGCGAATTCAAAAAGACCATCGTGATGGTCACCCATGACCCGCGCGCGGCCGAACGCGCGCACACCCAGCGTCACCTCGAAAAAGGCGAGCTCGCCTGA
- a CDS encoding efflux RND transporter periplasmic adaptor subunit: protein MTTDSPRPSLSSLRINRDEPRPSGPSASSKSRAWLWGLIAVAVVALIGYFFFGRGAAAIEVQTATVQRLAPASAQSLLTATGYVVAQRAAAVASKGTGRLEELRVEEGDQVKAGDIIARLEAADVTASLGAARAAQKEAEAAVEYAKAQAREARLRFDRVSGLRDKQLASEAEYDQARAASESAEANVVAAEAGLRAAAANVEWAEVQVENTIIRAPFDGTVLTKTADVGEVVAPFASSSSSRGAVVTIADMSSLEVEADVSESNIQQIRVGQPCLITLDALPAEPYRGRVKKVVPTADRSKATVMVKVAFDQLDGRVLPEMSAKISFLPGDLQSDAVSTKTVLTVPSSAVVQRNGVAAVFVVKQGRVSMRPVETGQTYGGTVEVRAGVELGDVVVIAPPPQLGDGDTIKLKS from the coding sequence ATGACGACCGACTCACCCAGACCCAGTCTCTCTTCGCTGCGCATTAACCGCGATGAACCGCGTCCCTCCGGTCCATCCGCTTCGTCCAAATCGCGCGCCTGGCTGTGGGGTCTGATTGCTGTCGCTGTCGTTGCGCTGATCGGCTATTTCTTCTTTGGACGCGGCGCCGCGGCGATCGAAGTGCAGACCGCCACGGTGCAGCGTCTGGCGCCGGCGAGCGCGCAGTCGCTTCTGACCGCCACCGGATATGTGGTGGCGCAACGCGCCGCGGCAGTGGCCTCGAAGGGCACCGGCCGTCTGGAAGAACTGCGTGTCGAGGAAGGCGATCAGGTGAAGGCCGGCGACATCATCGCCCGCCTCGAGGCGGCCGATGTGACCGCCTCGCTGGGCGCCGCGCGCGCGGCCCAGAAGGAGGCCGAAGCCGCGGTCGAATACGCCAAGGCCCAGGCCCGTGAGGCGCGTCTGCGCTTCGACCGTGTCAGCGGTCTGCGCGACAAGCAACTGGCCTCCGAGGCCGAATACGATCAGGCGCGCGCCGCCAGCGAGAGCGCCGAGGCCAACGTCGTCGCGGCCGAGGCCGGTCTGCGCGCCGCCGCCGCCAATGTCGAGTGGGCCGAGGTGCAGGTGGAGAACACCATCATCCGCGCCCCCTTCGACGGCACCGTGCTCACCAAGACCGCCGACGTCGGCGAAGTGGTCGCGCCGTTTGCCTCCTCCTCCAGCTCGCGAGGGGCGGTGGTCACCATCGCCGACATGTCCTCGCTGGAAGTCGAGGCCGATGTCAGCGAGTCGAACATCCAGCAGATCCGTGTCGGCCAGCCCTGCCTGATCACACTCGATGCGCTCCCCGCCGAGCCCTACCGCGGCCGTGTGAAGAAAGTCGTTCCCACCGCCGACCGCTCGAAGGCCACGGTCATGGTCAAGGTCGCCTTCGACCAGCTCGATGGCCGGGTCCTGCCGGAGATGAGCGCCAAGATCAGTTTTCTGCCCGGCGACCTGCAAAGTGACGCGGTCAGCACCAAGACCGTGCTGACCGTGCCCTCCAGCGCGGTGGTGCAGCGCAACGGCGTCGCCGCGGTGTTTGTGGTCAAGCAGGGACGTGTGAGCATGCGCCCGGTCGAGACCGGGCAGACCTACGGCGGCACGGTGGAAGTGCGCGCCGGCGTCGAACTCGGCGATGTCGTGGTGATCGCCCCGCCGCCGCAGCTGGGCGATGGCGACACCATCAAACTGAAATCCTAA